The following are from one region of the Venturia canescens isolate UGA unplaced genomic scaffold, ASM1945775v1 PGA_scaffold_15__1_contigs__length_3012046, whole genome shotgun sequence genome:
- the LOC122418624 gene encoding translation initiation factor IF-2-like, giving the protein MSGINKDEKVRTDTGLPTTQPSGDRGGSAGGGVDTSHVNEASAASRTSSMGPPASPGMKRTAVRSEGESAGGSSAAESCVSAGRPGPASSKGPSIRAKKAPARKRQAFRGVSASHRPCSQSDGAVSDASVSEAGMDADGSETETPWPSGPQQPRPSGEAEVVPAPASDARPNATWETVRRKKASKKKKGGARPEQRSRSAPRQTPAGPAAPAAAPAPTTVELQVPSTAFGGEGPVRKVNVTELVARAEQLAKEVRDFTKDPANRINKSVASFIEDRFSGVLSLLVAATGKIEGLRGECFGLRFAHGALLRRVGAPAGSGRQDPRPEAIAAPAAPAAPGRARTFAEAAGGALPPPGGAVPRPVEPGAFPRRRPVRREPRVPEHAVLIKAAEGPMEPAQVKERLKTLVNPGSASVCVVGVRTVRGGVLVETSKEEELNFFRESEAIRQGGLTVSVPEAPRKAIGVMAIPAEETEETVLTALQVQTAPSMSQEDFRQAVRIARRFRARQAGPRAPRTSNWVLEATPEVANRLVTKGRVLLGWTSCVVRDYVDADRCFRCLGFGHSAVSCRKRALTCAWCAGDGHPAATCPAREAPPCCINCREAGFEAAHRALDGACPFYRDAIAQGRNAAMEERARLRPQLGPASSSRNG; this is encoded by the coding sequence ATGTCCGGAATCAATAAAGACGAAAAGGTGCGCACGGACACTGGGTTGCCCACGACCCAACCATCGGGAGATAGAGGAGGTAGTGCTGGAGGTGGCGTTGACACCTCGCACGTGAACGAAGCGTCGGCGGCGAGCAGGACCAGTTCTATGGGTCCTCCTGCTTCGCCAGGAATGAAGAGAACGGCAGTCCGTTCAGAGGGTGAGTCGGCTGGCGGCTCGTCAGCAGCTGAGTCCTGCGTCTCAGCGGGTCGGCCAGGCCCAGCGTCTTCGAAGGGCCCGTCGATCAGGGCGAAGAAGGCGCCAGCAAGGAAGAGGCAGGCGTTTCGTGGTGTATCGGCGTCGCACCGACCGTGCTCGCAGTCTGATGGGGCTGTCTCCGATGCGAGCGTGTCGGAAGCCGGTATGGACGCAGACGGTAGTGAGACGGAGACCCCGTGGCCTTCAGGACCGCAGCAGCCCCGCCCTTCTGGCGAGGCAGAGGTTGTCCCAGCCCCGGCCTCGGATGCTCGGCCTAATGCCACGTGGGAGACCGTTCGGCGAAAGAAGGCGTCGAAAAAGAAGAAGGGCGGAGCGAGGCCTGAGCAGCGTTCGCGCTCGGCCCCGCGTCAGACGCCAGCTGGACCAGCTGCTCCAGCGGCAGCGCCGGCCCCGACGACGGTGGAGCTTCAAGTTCCGTCAACCGCGTTCGGTGGCGAGGGTCCCGTGAGAAAGGTCAACGTGACGGAGCTGGTAGCCCGGGCAGAGCAGCTTGCGAAAGAGGTCCGGGACTTTACGAAAGACCCGGCGAATCGGATAAATAAGAGCGTCGCTTCGTTTATCGAGGACAGGTTTTCGGGGGTCCTATCCCTCCTTGTAGCGGCTACGGGAAAGATAGAGGGACTAAGGGGGGAGTGCTTCGGCTTGCGATTTGCGCACGGTGCGCTGTTGCGGCGGGTCGGCGCACCTGCGGGTAGCGGCCGCCAGGACCCGCGCCCTGAGGCGATCGCGGCGCCAGCGGCGCCCGCGGCACCCGGGCGTGCGAGGACTTTCGCTGAGGCTGCCGGCGGAGCGTTGCCACCTCCGGGGGGAGCGGTGCCCCGGCCGGTGGAGCCGGGGGCTTTCCCTCGACGACGCCCGGTGCGGCGGGAGCCGCGGGTCCCTGAGCACGCTGTGCTCATTAAAGCGGCGGAGGGGCCAATGGAGCCGGCCCAGGTTAAAGAGAGGTTGAAAACGCTGGTCAACCCAGGGTCGGCTTCGGTTTGTGTAGTCGGGGTCAGAACCGTACGAGGTGGAGTGTTGGTCGAAACGAGCAAGGAAGAAGAGCTGAACTTCTTCCGCGAGAGCGAGGCCATCCGCCAGGGAGGCCTCACTGTTTCGGTTCCGGAGGCTCCCAGGAAGGCCATCGGGGTTATGGCGATACCTGCTGAGGAAACGGAGGAGACGGTCTTGACCGCGCTCCAGGTCCAGACCGCCCCGAGTATGAGTCAGGAGGACTTCCGCCAGGCCGTCAGAATAGCGCGAAGGTTCCGAGCGAGGCAGGCGGGGCCACGGGCGCCAAGAACGTCCAACTGGGTGTTGGAGGCCACCCCGGAGGTGGCGAACAGACTGGTGACGAAGGGTCGTGTACTCCTTGGGTGGACCTCATGTGTGGTCCGGGACTACGTGGACGCCGACCGCTGTTTCCGGTGCCTTGGGTTCGGTCACTCGGCGGTGTCCTGTAGAAAGCGAGCGCTAACTTGCGCTTGGTGTGCGGGGGATGGACACCCCGCGGCGACGTGCCCAGCTAGGGAGGCGCCTCCTTGCTGTATCAACTGCAGGGAGGCGGGCTTCGAGGCCGCCCATAGGGCGTTAGATGGGGCGTGCCCGTTCTACCGGGACGCGATCGCCCAAGGGCGAAATGCGGCTATGGAGGAGCGGGCCCGCCTGCGGCCTCAGTTGGGTCCCGCCTCGAGCAGCAGGAATGGCTGA